The Aminithiophilus ramosus genome contains a region encoding:
- the ychF gene encoding redox-regulated ATPase YchF, protein MLSCGIVGLPLCGKSTVFNVITRAGAEVKPYAGGKTDPNKAVVSVPDARFDWLVSLFSPKKETPASVEFVDLAGLSQGASKGAGLGNAFLSFVENADALVHVVRAFANDDVPHPLDSLDPLRDWQTVEMELIFRDLAVIENRLGRLAGKKKLQPGEEQELPLLERCQAHLMEERPLREMVLTAEERALLRGFAFVTLKPELVVVNLDDSQREENVPGLADLRQLGRERNFEVIGVYGSMEMEMADLSAEDQAAFMADLAIDEPGRNRLIAGAYRLLGLISFFTVGPDEVRAWTLHDGEKAVDAAGTIHSDLARGFIRAEIAHYDDFAAHEGSKAKMREKGLLKLEGKDYTVRDGDIIEIRFNV, encoded by the coding sequence ATGCTGAGCTGTGGCATCGTCGGTCTGCCCCTCTGCGGCAAATCGACGGTCTTCAACGTCATTACCCGGGCGGGTGCCGAGGTCAAGCCCTACGCGGGAGGCAAGACGGACCCCAACAAGGCCGTCGTCTCCGTCCCCGACGCCCGTTTCGACTGGCTCGTCTCTCTCTTCTCCCCCAAGAAGGAGACACCGGCCTCCGTCGAATTCGTCGACCTCGCCGGCCTCTCCCAGGGAGCCAGCAAGGGGGCGGGACTGGGCAACGCCTTCCTCTCCTTCGTCGAAAACGCCGACGCCCTCGTCCACGTCGTCCGCGCCTTCGCCAACGACGACGTCCCCCATCCCCTGGACAGCCTCGACCCCCTCCGCGACTGGCAGACCGTCGAGATGGAGCTCATCTTCCGCGACCTGGCCGTCATCGAAAACAGACTGGGGCGCCTGGCAGGGAAGAAAAAGCTCCAGCCTGGCGAAGAGCAGGAACTTCCCCTTCTCGAACGATGCCAGGCCCACCTCATGGAAGAGCGTCCCCTGAGAGAGATGGTCCTGACGGCGGAAGAACGGGCTCTCCTGCGGGGATTCGCCTTCGTCACCCTCAAGCCCGAGCTCGTCGTCGTCAACCTCGACGACAGCCAGAGGGAAGAAAACGTGCCGGGCCTGGCCGATCTTCGGCAGCTGGGCAGGGAACGGAACTTCGAGGTCATCGGCGTCTACGGTTCCATGGAGATGGAGATGGCCGACCTCTCCGCCGAGGACCAGGCCGCCTTCATGGCCGATCTGGCCATCGACGAACCCGGCCGGAATCGCCTCATCGCCGGAGCCTACCGCCTGCTGGGACTGATCTCCTTCTTCACCGTAGGTCCCGACGAAGTCCGGGCCTGGACCCTCCACGACGGAGAAAAGGCCGTCGACGCCGCCGGGACGATCCACAGCGATCTGGCCCGGGGCTTCATCCGCGCCGAAATCGCCCACTACGACGACTTCGCCGCCCACGAGGGCTCGAAGGCCAAGATGAGGGAAAAGGGGCTCCTCAAACTGGAGGGGAAGGACTACACCGTCCGCGACGGCGACATCATCGAGATCCGCTTCAACGTCTGA
- a CDS encoding Na+/H+ antiporter family protein: MILTNPVVLSVVVMIVLCLLHLNIILALIVSALVAGLAAGMPLGATMSTLIGGMGGNSETALSYILLGALAVAISQTGLASILSVRLAKVVGNRKAFLLLLLAGLGCFSQNLIPIHIAFIPILIPPLLALFNRLRQDRRAVACALTFSLKAPYIAIPAGFGLIFHGILADQMTANGMVVTRGDVWPFTWILGAGMALGLLLAIFVSYAKARDYEDRPVVGLEKVPAADAFEGRHWLTLAAVVVAFVIQLKTSSLPLGAVAALALMTATGTLKWRRLEEVMSGGMAIMGMIAVIMLVAAGYGSVIRETKAVDGLVESVVGLVGGSRFYGALLMLLVGLLVTMGIGTSFGTIPVLAAIYCPLALKLGFSTGATVCLLAAAAALGDAGSPASDSTLGPTSGLNADGQHDHIWDTCVPTFLHFNIPLILFAMIGALLLY, encoded by the coding sequence GTGATTCTGACGAACCCCGTCGTTCTTTCCGTGGTGGTCATGATTGTCCTCTGTCTTCTCCACCTCAACATCATTCTGGCTTTGATCGTCTCGGCCCTCGTGGCCGGTCTGGCTGCGGGCATGCCTCTGGGAGCGACGATGAGCACGCTCATCGGAGGCATGGGAGGAAACTCGGAGACGGCATTGAGTTACATTCTCTTGGGCGCTCTGGCTGTGGCCATCAGCCAGACGGGGCTGGCCTCGATTCTCAGCGTCCGTCTCGCCAAGGTGGTCGGCAACAGGAAGGCCTTTCTCCTCCTTCTCCTGGCCGGCCTGGGCTGTTTCTCTCAGAACCTGATTCCCATCCACATCGCTTTCATTCCCATCCTGATTCCCCCCCTGCTGGCCCTTTTCAACAGGCTCCGCCAAGATCGCCGTGCCGTGGCCTGCGCCCTCACCTTCAGTCTCAAGGCGCCCTACATCGCCATTCCCGCCGGTTTCGGCCTCATCTTCCACGGCATCCTCGCCGACCAGATGACGGCCAACGGCATGGTCGTGACGCGCGGCGACGTCTGGCCCTTCACCTGGATCCTCGGCGCCGGGATGGCTCTCGGCCTTCTCCTGGCGATTTTCGTCTCCTACGCCAAGGCGCGGGACTATGAGGATCGCCCCGTCGTGGGACTCGAAAAGGTTCCCGCCGCCGACGCTTTCGAAGGCAGGCACTGGCTTACCCTCGCCGCCGTCGTCGTGGCCTTCGTGATCCAGCTCAAGACGAGTTCCCTGCCCCTGGGAGCCGTGGCCGCCCTGGCCCTCATGACGGCAACGGGAACGCTCAAGTGGCGCCGCCTCGAAGAGGTCATGTCGGGCGGAATGGCCATCATGGGGATGATCGCCGTCATCATGCTCGTCGCCGCCGGTTACGGGTCCGTCATCAGGGAGACGAAGGCCGTCGACGGCCTCGTCGAGAGCGTCGTCGGTCTCGTGGGCGGCAGCCGGTTTTACGGTGCTCTCCTCATGCTTCTCGTCGGGCTGCTGGTGACGATGGGCATCGGGACCTCCTTCGGGACCATCCCCGTTCTCGCCGCCATCTACTGCCCCCTGGCGCTGAAGCTGGGTTTCTCGACGGGGGCGACGGTCTGCCTCCTCGCCGCCGCCGCCGCTCTGGGCGATGCCGGTTCCCCCGCCTCGGACTCGACCCTGGGTCCCACGTCGGGGCTGAACGCCGACGGACAGCACGATCACATCTGGGATACCTGCGTTCCCACCTTCCTCCATTTCAACATCCCGCTGATCCTTTTCGCGATGATCGGAGCTCTTTTGCTCTACTGA
- a CDS encoding alpha/beta fold hydrolase: protein MRKILRTTAAGALGPVSVEALLGHEKSPVVVLLHGVHGTANLTEENKYGKLARMLASDADVVIVETSRLCRDPQAFGDDRGGWAKAAFIGKSYAMELGDVLAGLAAAADFGLKGRPLWLWGFSLGGLHAVMIAGGEAKRLLAREGLESAFELPGPLDGLALSGSGLEGRKELEGSGFFSLPILDSLPSTEILARAARSARVRRALSFYGSRDGTFSEEACRDLLGSIGATEKGFHVLEGADHAFRTLYGESSDEPLRTMMSLLLPL, encoded by the coding sequence ATGAGAAAAATCCTCAGAACAACGGCGGCCGGCGCCCTTGGCCCCGTTTCCGTCGAGGCCCTCCTGGGCCACGAAAAGAGCCCCGTCGTCGTCCTCCTCCATGGCGTTCACGGCACGGCCAACCTGACGGAGGAGAACAAATACGGCAAGCTGGCCCGGATGCTGGCCTCCGACGCCGACGTCGTCATCGTCGAGACGAGCCGCCTCTGCCGCGATCCTCAGGCCTTCGGCGACGACCGCGGCGGCTGGGCGAAAGCCGCCTTCATCGGCAAGAGTTACGCCATGGAACTCGGCGATGTCCTTGCCGGCCTGGCCGCAGCGGCCGACTTCGGCCTGAAGGGACGTCCTCTCTGGCTCTGGGGCTTCTCCCTGGGAGGTCTCCACGCCGTCATGATCGCAGGAGGCGAGGCAAAACGCCTTCTCGCCCGAGAGGGCCTCGAAAGCGCTTTCGAGCTGCCGGGCCCCCTCGACGGCCTGGCCCTGTCGGGCAGCGGACTCGAGGGCAGAAAGGAACTCGAGGGAAGCGGCTTTTTCTCTCTCCCCATCCTCGACAGCCTGCCGTCGACGGAAATCCTCGCCAGGGCGGCCCGGTCCGCCCGCGTCCGCCGGGCCCTCTCCTTTTACGGCTCCCGGGACGGCACCTTCTCCGAGGAGGCCTGCCGCGATCTTTTGGGCTCCATCGGGGCGACGGAGAAAGGTTTCCACGTTCTGGAAGGAGCCGACCACGCCTTTCGTACCCTTTACGGCGAGAGCTCCGACGAACCGCTGCGGACCATGATGAGCCTTCTCCTTCCCCTCTGA
- a CDS encoding LacI family DNA-binding transcriptional regulator has protein sequence MTMADVAREAGVNKATVSRVLRGDPRISPTTRRNVWDVARRLGYEPNAVAKGLSSRRTDVVGVVLPALAHPWTGELLSGLERVLAKRGLSLLVLSSGVASGSRARALRLLKGRGVDGALWLDGLPDEEPDFPLVTLGRSLSRGSALVIDETRLARSLLALAGQEGIALFQGDEPLFPTLPLLLPEPPDRARALPLYDGLLPRPPLPARAVLCGRPEIAAFCNWISVPWPAFDIGVLAGRLLFNLIRGQGSRPGEIRLAPPLLLPRD, from the coding sequence GTGACGATGGCCGACGTGGCCCGCGAGGCCGGCGTCAACAAGGCGACGGTGAGCCGCGTCCTCAGAGGGGACCCCCGGATTTCGCCGACGACGCGACGGAACGTGTGGGACGTGGCCCGTCGTCTCGGTTACGAGCCCAACGCCGTCGCCAAGGGGCTTTCGAGCCGCCGCACCGATGTCGTCGGCGTCGTTCTGCCCGCCCTGGCCCATCCCTGGACGGGCGAGCTCCTCTCCGGCCTGGAGCGCGTTCTGGCCAAGAGGGGGCTCAGTCTCCTCGTCCTCTCCTCGGGAGTCGCCTCGGGCTCGAGGGCTCGGGCGCTGCGCCTTCTCAAGGGGCGGGGCGTCGACGGCGCCCTCTGGCTCGACGGCCTCCCCGACGAGGAGCCCGATTTCCCTCTCGTCACTCTCGGTCGCTCCCTCTCCCGGGGCAGCGCCCTCGTCATCGACGAGACTCGCCTGGCCCGATCCCTGCTCGCCCTGGCCGGTCAGGAGGGGATCGCCCTCTTTCAGGGCGATGAGCCCCTCTTTCCCACCCTGCCCCTTCTTCTTCCCGAGCCCCCCGACAGGGCGAGGGCTCTGCCCCTCTATGACGGCCTCCTGCCGAGGCCGCCTCTGCCGGCGAGGGCCGTCCTCTGCGGCCGACCGGAGATCGCCGCCTTTTGTAACTGGATTTCCGTTCCCTGGCCGGCCTTCGATATCGGTGTCCTTGCGGGACGGCTCCTCTTCAACCTCATCCGAGGCCAGGGATCGAGGCCGGGAGAGATACGCCTCGCCCCGCCCCTCCTCTTGCCTCGCGACTAA
- a CDS encoding nucleoside kinase, which produces MTFTVRVADDDSLVCEEPLSGLDVLARSLSVFPGRVIAWRVNHYLRTLRWSVDADADVAFVDTSSFEGMEIYRRTLSFMLVVVCRQVLNERLCVRHSISDGYYCEFASGPIDGASVEVIMRAMEELVAADLPIERVVLPLDRARSLFESQGNEEKASLLRWAAIDPIEVYRMDGVHGFYYAPLAPSTAFVDVFDIVSYEQGLVLRFPTVASPRELPPFQPPHKLTGVFREYSRWTEVLGVGTAESLHRLIASGSCLELILISEALHAQRFSRLADEIAARKELRLVSIAGPSGSGKTTSANRLRVQLRVCGLRPVTISLDDYFVDREHTPRDEEGRYDFEALEALDIDRINGDLEALLAGKEVILPRFDFLAGKRVTGPRLRLSPGEILIIEGIHGLNGRLTRSVPAEEKFLIYVSCLTAVNFDRHNRTSTTDNRLLRRLVRDHRLRGKSPEATLSQWPSVIRGSQKHIFPYQEGADVMFNSALPYELPVLKAYVEPLLRCVVDDSPYYGEAQRLLAMLRFMPLIRSQEVPNNSILREFIGGSCFDL; this is translated from the coding sequence ATGACTTTTACGGTACGTGTCGCAGACGACGATTCCCTGGTCTGCGAGGAACCCCTTTCGGGCCTCGATGTCCTGGCTCGTTCCCTTTCGGTCTTTCCCGGACGCGTCATCGCCTGGCGCGTCAATCATTACCTGAGGACGTTGCGGTGGTCCGTCGACGCCGATGCCGACGTGGCTTTCGTCGACACGAGCAGCTTCGAAGGGATGGAGATCTACCGGAGAACGCTCTCGTTCATGCTCGTCGTCGTCTGTCGTCAGGTGCTGAACGAGCGTCTTTGCGTCCGTCACTCCATCAGTGACGGTTATTACTGCGAGTTCGCCTCGGGCCCCATCGACGGGGCCTCGGTCGAGGTCATCATGCGGGCCATGGAAGAACTCGTCGCCGCCGATCTCCCGATCGAGCGCGTCGTCCTCCCTCTCGATCGGGCTCGCTCTCTTTTCGAGAGCCAGGGCAACGAGGAGAAGGCCAGCCTCCTTCGCTGGGCCGCCATCGACCCTATCGAGGTCTACCGCATGGACGGCGTTCACGGCTTCTATTACGCACCTCTGGCCCCGTCGACGGCCTTCGTCGATGTCTTCGACATCGTTTCCTACGAGCAGGGGCTGGTCCTGCGCTTCCCCACCGTCGCCTCTCCGCGGGAGTTGCCGCCCTTTCAGCCGCCCCACAAGCTGACGGGCGTCTTCCGCGAGTACTCCCGGTGGACGGAGGTCCTGGGCGTCGGCACGGCAGAGAGCCTTCACCGCCTCATCGCCTCGGGGTCCTGTCTGGAGCTGATCCTCATCTCCGAGGCCCTTCACGCCCAACGTTTCTCCCGCCTGGCCGACGAGATCGCCGCGAGGAAAGAGCTCCGTCTCGTATCCATCGCCGGCCCCTCCGGGTCGGGCAAGACGACGTCGGCCAACCGCCTCAGGGTTCAGCTTCGCGTCTGCGGTCTCAGACCGGTGACGATCTCCCTCGACGACTATTTCGTCGACAGGGAACATACGCCTCGCGACGAGGAGGGGCGCTACGACTTCGAGGCCCTCGAGGCTCTCGACATCGACAGGATCAACGGCGATCTCGAGGCCCTCCTGGCCGGGAAGGAGGTCATCCTTCCCCGGTTCGATTTCCTGGCGGGAAAGCGCGTGACGGGACCGAGGCTGCGCCTTTCGCCGGGCGAGATTCTCATCATCGAGGGAATCCACGGCCTGAACGGCCGTCTCACCCGGTCCGTCCCGGCCGAGGAAAAGTTTCTCATCTACGTCTCCTGTCTCACGGCCGTCAACTTCGATCGCCACAACAGGACGAGCACGACCGACAACCGCCTCCTGCGACGCCTCGTCCGCGATCATCGGCTTCGGGGCAAGTCTCCCGAGGCGACGCTGTCCCAGTGGCCTTCCGTGATCCGGGGGTCGCAGAAGCACATCTTCCCCTATCAGGAGGGGGCCGACGTCATGTTCAACTCGGCCCTGCCCTACGAGCTGCCCGTCCTCAAGGCCTACGTCGAGCCCCTTCTGCGCTGCGTCGTCGACGATTCGCCTTATTACGGAGAGGCTCAGCGTCTCCTGGCCATGCTCCGTTTCATGCCCCTCATCCGCTCCCAGGAGGTTCCCAACAACTCCATTCTCCGGGAGTTCATCGGAGGAAGCTGCTTTGATCTGTAG
- a CDS encoding FadR/GntR family transcriptional regulator: MAEKRMKQTRIYEKVVEELKSHIADGALKPGDPLPPERQLMEDMGVSRSSLREAFRVLELMGLIESIPGKGRFVRRPRGDGKEGDMPLEDEAVLELMEARRILDPAIASEAARRALPSDLTKLRRILSHTEDYLDSLDHRAQFDFDFHLAMAEATQNFIFSNVVKLMFNLIMTTHDRIYGLLHDKEAFLNEHRALYEAILDHDAERARSEASHHIDRVYRTLQDSLALEAGTD, translated from the coding sequence TTGGCCGAAAAACGCATGAAACAGACCCGCATCTACGAAAAAGTCGTCGAGGAGCTGAAAAGCCACATCGCCGACGGCGCCCTGAAACCGGGAGATCCCCTTCCCCCGGAGCGGCAGCTCATGGAGGACATGGGCGTCAGCCGCAGTTCCCTCCGGGAGGCCTTCCGCGTCCTCGAGCTCATGGGACTCATCGAGAGCATCCCCGGAAAGGGGCGTTTCGTCCGCCGCCCTCGCGGCGACGGCAAGGAGGGCGACATGCCCCTCGAGGACGAGGCCGTCCTGGAACTGATGGAGGCCCGGCGCATCCTCGACCCGGCCATCGCCTCCGAGGCGGCCCGGCGGGCCCTTCCCTCGGACCTGACGAAGCTGCGGCGCATCCTCTCCCACACGGAGGACTACCTCGATTCCCTCGACCACCGGGCCCAGTTCGATTTCGACTTTCACCTGGCCATGGCCGAGGCGACGCAGAACTTCATCTTCTCCAACGTCGTCAAGCTCATGTTCAACCTCATCATGACGACCCATGACAGGATCTACGGCCTTCTTCACGACAAGGAGGCCTTTCTGAACGAACACCGCGCGCTCTACGAGGCCATTCTGGATCACGACGCCGAACGGGCGCGGAGCGAGGCGTCGCATCATATCGACCGGGTCTACAGGACCCTGCAGGACTCCCTGGCCCTGGAGGCGGGGACGGATTAG
- a CDS encoding HD domain-containing protein has product MKDKIRELLPEIEWIHDKELQEKVVATYEEALTIGGWEPEDMKWIPFTLLIPNCPTSLLVHNRGVVRIAKAAMDEYNALYRDKENGGFQLDNDVLVAGALLHDVGKLVEYEKKDGKAVKSPMGKDLRHPFSGTALAIKNGISSRIAHTIAVHAKEGDGGYRSPEAVVINKADFINFETIKSFLGLL; this is encoded by the coding sequence ATGAAAGACAAGATCCGCGAACTGCTGCCCGAGATCGAATGGATTCACGACAAGGAGCTTCAGGAGAAGGTCGTCGCCACCTACGAAGAGGCCCTCACCATCGGCGGCTGGGAGCCGGAGGACATGAAGTGGATTCCCTTCACCCTCCTCATCCCCAACTGCCCCACCTCTCTTCTCGTGCATAATCGGGGCGTCGTCCGCATCGCCAAGGCGGCCATGGACGAGTACAACGCCCTCTACAGAGACAAGGAGAACGGCGGTTTCCAGCTCGACAACGACGTCCTCGTCGCCGGCGCCCTTCTTCACGACGTGGGCAAGCTCGTCGAGTACGAGAAGAAAGACGGCAAGGCCGTCAAGTCGCCCATGGGCAAGGATCTGCGCCATCCCTTCTCGGGAACGGCCCTGGCCATCAAGAACGGCATCAGCTCCCGCATCGCCCACACCATCGCCGTCCACGCCAAAGAGGGCGACGGCGGCTACCGCAGCCCCGAGGCCGTCGTGATCAACAAGGCCGACTTCATCAACTTCGAGACGATCAAGTCCTTCCTGGGCCTGCTCTAG
- a CDS encoding 3-isopropylmalate dehydratase large subunit, with product MGKTMIHKIIERSAGREVSVGDRVWCKIDLSTARDFGGANCVLQFLDVTDRKGRVWDPAKIAFTFDLQAPAHSEKVAVNQKIIRDFAKDQGIEKVFDVNWGIGQHVLLERGHVKPGDVILGTDSHMNLLGAVGAFATGVGNTDIVASWFEGTNWFRVPETMKITVTGKFAKGVCMRDLLTKIVGDLRADGMFFKAVEFGGETIEAASLADRITLCSMVTEMSGKVGLIVPNGDVLEWLVARAGEEVRDRIEALAADADAVYSDDLHFDVSELEPMASCPDAPDNVKTVREVAGSHVDQVHIGSCSNGRFEDIEAAYKVLEAGGFRVSPKVRTIVTPATREVMRKCAAAGYIEKFLDAGIVFTNPTCSLCTAEHYGALPSGDVGVSTTNRNFIGKVGKGSHTYLMSPMSAMATAVRGVITDPRDILG from the coding sequence ATGGGCAAGACCATGATCCACAAGATCATCGAGCGGTCGGCAGGTCGCGAGGTGAGCGTCGGCGACCGAGTCTGGTGCAAGATCGACCTCTCGACGGCCCGCGATTTCGGCGGCGCCAACTGCGTGCTCCAGTTCCTCGACGTGACCGACAGGAAGGGCAGGGTCTGGGACCCCGCCAAGATCGCCTTCACCTTCGACCTTCAGGCCCCGGCCCACTCGGAGAAGGTGGCCGTGAACCAGAAGATCATCCGTGACTTCGCCAAAGACCAGGGCATCGAGAAGGTCTTCGACGTCAACTGGGGCATCGGCCAGCACGTGCTGCTCGAACGCGGCCACGTCAAGCCCGGCGACGTCATCCTCGGCACGGACAGCCACATGAACCTCCTCGGCGCCGTCGGCGCCTTCGCCACGGGCGTGGGCAACACGGACATCGTCGCCTCCTGGTTCGAGGGAACCAACTGGTTCCGCGTTCCCGAGACGATGAAGATCACCGTGACGGGCAAATTCGCCAAGGGCGTCTGCATGCGCGACCTGCTGACGAAGATCGTCGGCGACCTCAGGGCCGACGGCATGTTCTTCAAGGCCGTCGAGTTCGGCGGCGAGACGATCGAGGCCGCCTCCCTGGCCGACCGGATCACCCTCTGCTCCATGGTGACGGAGATGAGCGGCAAGGTGGGGCTCATCGTGCCCAACGGCGACGTCCTGGAGTGGCTCGTGGCCCGCGCAGGGGAAGAGGTCCGCGACCGGATCGAAGCCCTCGCGGCCGATGCCGACGCCGTCTACTCCGACGATCTCCACTTCGACGTGAGCGAACTCGAACCCATGGCCTCCTGCCCCGACGCCCCCGACAACGTCAAGACCGTCCGGGAAGTGGCCGGCAGCCACGTCGATCAGGTCCACATCGGCTCCTGCTCCAACGGCCGCTTCGAGGACATCGAGGCCGCCTACAAGGTCCTCGAGGCCGGCGGCTTCCGGGTTTCGCCCAAGGTCCGGACCATCGTCACGCCCGCCACGCGGGAGGTCATGAGAAAGTGCGCCGCCGCCGGCTACATCGAGAAGTTCCTCGACGCCGGCATCGTCTTCACCAACCCGACCTGCTCGCTCTGCACGGCCGAGCACTACGGCGCGCTCCCCTCGGGCGACGTGGGCGTTTCGACGACGAACCGCAACTTCATCGGCAAGGTGGGCAAGGGGAGTCACACCTACCTGATGAGCCCCATGTCGGCCATGGCCACGGCCGTCCGCGGCGTCATCACCGACCCGCGGGACATTCTGGGCTAA
- a CDS encoding LeuD/DmdB family oxidoreductase small subunit → MEKTILRGRAWVFGDDVDTDLIYHNKYLAETDPAKMPQYSFEYYPGKENFAKEVKPGDFVVAGTNFGCGSSREHAVYCLKYAGIPVVLAENYSRIYYRNAINNGYPVLFIQGISQAIKDGKIEDGDELEVDLAKGEVKNVTKGTVFHGDAVADLEKDIMAAGGLIEYLKSRTAL, encoded by the coding sequence ATGGAAAAGACGATCCTGCGCGGCAGGGCCTGGGTCTTCGGCGACGACGTCGACACGGACCTCATCTACCACAACAAGTATCTGGCCGAGACGGACCCCGCGAAGATGCCCCAGTACTCCTTCGAGTACTACCCCGGCAAGGAGAATTTCGCCAAGGAAGTGAAGCCCGGCGACTTCGTCGTGGCCGGCACCAACTTCGGCTGCGGATCGAGTCGCGAGCACGCCGTCTACTGCCTCAAGTACGCCGGCATCCCCGTCGTCCTGGCCGAGAACTACTCGCGCATCTACTACCGCAACGCCATCAACAACGGCTACCCCGTCCTCTTCATCCAGGGCATCTCTCAGGCCATCAAGGACGGAAAGATCGAGGACGGCGACGAGCTCGAAGTCGACCTCGCCAAGGGCGAAGTGAAGAACGTCACCAAGGGCACGGTCTTCCACGGCGACGCCGTGGCCGACCTGGAGAAGGACATCATGGCCGCCGGCGGGCTCATCGAGTACCTCAAGAGCCGCACGGCCCTTTAA
- a CDS encoding 3-isopropylmalate dehydratase large subunit produces the protein MGKTFAEKALGRAAGYDVTAGEIVTVEPDFCMSHDNAAPIARTFKKIGVKNVWKPERIVFILDHAVPAPSDDHAINHKEIREFSAEQGIPNFFDVTSRGGVCHQVMCEEGFALPGLIMIGSDSHTCTYGAYGAFSTGIGRSEMAAAWATGKIWFKVPESLKVTVKGSFRPGVAAKDLILTLIGDIKADGADYMSVEFHGPAIEAMSIAERMTLCNMGIEMGAKNAVCPPDAKVLEAIRGKARTDRWEALWADDDAVYAKELVYDLGDLVPCVAKPHTVDNYGAIDDVKGTPIHQAFLGSCTNARIEDLRAAAAILRGKQVAVRTIVIPASWKVYRQCLAEGLIETFLDAGCVITNPGCGPCMGNHEGILAPGEACISTANRNFKGRMGNKESFIYLASPLTVAASALKGEIADPREVL, from the coding sequence ATGGGCAAGACCTTCGCCGAAAAGGCCCTGGGACGGGCCGCAGGCTATGACGTCACGGCCGGTGAGATCGTCACCGTCGAGCCCGATTTCTGCATGAGCCACGACAACGCCGCGCCCATCGCCAGGACGTTCAAGAAGATCGGCGTCAAGAATGTCTGGAAGCCCGAACGGATCGTCTTCATCCTCGACCACGCCGTTCCCGCTCCCTCCGACGACCACGCCATCAACCACAAGGAGATCCGCGAGTTCTCGGCCGAACAGGGAATTCCCAACTTCTTCGACGTCACCAGCAGGGGCGGCGTCTGCCACCAGGTCATGTGCGAAGAGGGCTTCGCCCTCCCGGGCCTGATCATGATCGGCAGCGACAGCCACACCTGCACCTACGGGGCCTACGGCGCCTTCTCCACCGGCATCGGCCGCAGCGAGATGGCCGCCGCCTGGGCGACGGGCAAGATCTGGTTCAAGGTCCCCGAGAGCCTCAAGGTCACCGTCAAGGGCTCCTTCAGGCCCGGCGTCGCCGCCAAGGACCTGATCCTGACCCTCATCGGCGACATCAAGGCCGACGGCGCCGACTACATGTCCGTCGAGTTCCACGGACCGGCCATCGAGGCCATGTCCATCGCCGAGCGGATGACCCTCTGCAACATGGGCATCGAGATGGGCGCCAAGAACGCCGTCTGCCCCCCCGACGCCAAGGTCCTCGAGGCGATCAGGGGCAAGGCCAGGACGGATCGCTGGGAGGCCCTCTGGGCCGACGACGACGCCGTCTATGCCAAGGAGCTCGTCTATGACCTGGGCGATCTCGTCCCCTGCGTCGCCAAGCCCCATACCGTCGACAACTACGGTGCCATCGACGACGTGAAGGGCACGCCCATCCATCAGGCCTTCCTGGGCAGCTGCACCAACGCCCGCATCGAGGACCTGCGCGCCGCCGCCGCCATCCTCAGAGGCAAACAGGTGGCCGTGCGGACCATCGTCATTCCCGCCTCCTGGAAGGTCTACCGCCAGTGCTTGGCCGAAGGCCTCATCGAGACCTTCCTCGACGCCGGCTGCGTCATCACCAACCCCGGCTGCGGACCCTGCATGGGCAACCACGAGGGCATCCTCGCTCCCGGCGAGGCCTGCATCTCGACGGCCAACCGCAACTTCAAGGGACGGATGGGCAACAAGGAGAGCTTCATCTATCTGGCCAGTCCGCTGACGGTGGCGGCCTCCGCCCTCAAGGGCGAGATCGCCGACCCCAGGGAGGTGCTCTAG
- a CDS encoding LeuD/DmdB family oxidoreductase small subunit: MKITGKVWKYGDDVNTDVIFPGKYTYTIKERSEMAKVALEDLDPEFTQKAQAGDIIVGGKNWGCGSSREQAVSCLKERGIGAIIAKSFARIYYRNCFNEGLPIIVSPAAVEAIEAGETVTVDFDSGKVLTARGEFPFPPYPDFVKGLIEDGGLIPHVKKSLGLK, from the coding sequence ATGAAAATCACCGGCAAGGTCTGGAAGTACGGCGACGACGTCAACACCGACGTCATCTTCCCCGGCAAGTACACCTACACCATCAAGGAGCGCTCCGAGATGGCCAAGGTGGCCCTGGAGGACCTGGACCCCGAGTTCACCCAGAAGGCCCAGGCCGGCGACATCATCGTCGGCGGCAAGAACTGGGGCTGCGGCTCCTCGCGGGAACAGGCCGTGAGCTGCCTCAAGGAGCGGGGCATCGGCGCCATCATCGCCAAGAGCTTCGCCCGCATCTACTACCGCAACTGCTTCAACGAGGGGCTTCCCATCATCGTCTCCCCCGCGGCCGTCGAGGCCATCGAGGCCGGGGAAACGGTGACCGTCGATTTCGATTCGGGCAAGGTCCTCACCGCAAGAGGAGAGTTCCCCTTCCCCCCCTACCCCGATTTCGTGAAGGGGCTCATCGAGGACGGCGGCCTGATCCCCCACGTGAAGAAATCGCTGGGACTGAAATAG